The Leucobacter viscericola sequence AGCTGCCGCAACTGAGATTCGCGCTGCCCTTTCTTTGGCGTGGCTTTTGCCGCCGTACGGATCAGCAACAGCGCCCCGAGCACCCCGAGAAACGAGACGGCGTTGATCATAAACACCCAGCCGGATCCGACAACCGCGATCAGCACACCCGCCACGGCGGGCCCGACCAGTCTGGCGGAGTTGAAGGAGGCGGAGTTCAACGCAACCGCGTTGGAGAGGTTCGCGGGGCCCACGAGGTCAGAGACAAACGCCTGTCGTGCCGTGGTGTCGAACGCGTTGACAACGCCAAGACCCAGCGCAAACGCGTACAGGTGCCACAGCTCTGCCTGGCCGGTAATAAGGAGCGCGCCGAGACCCGCCGCAAACAGCATGAGCAGCGACTGGGTCACAAGCAGCACATGGCGACGCTCGAAACGGTCAGCCACGGCCCCACTGAAAGGCACAAGCAGCAGCTGCGGACCAAACTGCAGTGCCATCGTCACACCAACGGCCGAGGCGTTATTGGTGGTGAGCTCGGTCAGCACCACCCAGTTCTGGGTGGTTGCCTGCATCCAGGCACCAATGTTCGATACAAGCGCTCCGAAGAACCAGATGCGGTAATTACGTACGGCGAGGGATCGGAACATATTCGACACTGGCGGGGCGACCTCCTTGGCTACCCATCAACCTTACGCCGTGTCGATTAAAACTTGCCGCCCATGTCAAGCAGGCGGCGGATTCGATCCGGGATAGGCGGGTGTGTCGCGAAGAGTTTCTGCACCATGCCGGGCTTCAGCGGGTCAGCGATCCACAGGTGAGCCATGCTTGAGCTCTGCTTCTGCAGTGGCGCGCCGTACTCGGAAAGCTTGTGCAGGGCACTCGCGAGTGCTTCCGGGTGCCTGGTGGTCAGCGCTCCGGTGGCGTCCGCCAGGTACTCACGCTGCCGCGAAACGGCCAGCTGCACGATCGTCGCGATGATCGGCGCGACAATCATGGCGACGAGACCAAAGATCAACACGACCGGGTTGCCGTTGTTGTTGCGCCCGAAGAACGCAACGCGCATCATCACATCGGCGATCATGCCGATCGCGACGACGAGGCCGTACACGATCATCGAGACGCGGATGTCGTAGTTGCGCACGTGGCCGAGCTCGTGGGCCATGACACCCTCAAGCTCGGAATCGGTCATGATGTCGAGCAGCCCGGTTGTCGCGGCCACCATGGCGTGCTCGGGATCGCGACCCGTCGCAAACGCGTTGGGCGCGGGATCATTCACGATGTAGACCTCGGGCATCGGCGAACCTGTTGTGATCGCGAGGTTCTCGACGATCCGGTACAACCGTGGGTTGTCGGCCTCGGTGATGCGCCTGGCCCCGCTCATCGAGATGGCCTGACGCCCCGCCGCGAAGTACTGAATCGCGGCGTACACGACCGAGATCACCACAACGGTGATGACGATCCCTGGAGACCGATAGATGTACGCAGCAAGCCACCCGAGTCCACCGACGATAACGATGAACAGCAGGATGATGAAGAAACTATTGACCTTGTTGCGACGTATCGCGCTGTACACGGCCTACCCCGCTAGAACTGAATGCGCGGCGGCTCTGAGATCGCTGCCACGTCTTCAACCTCGAAGAACTCGCGCTCCTTGAAGCCCATGCCACGCACGAAGATGGTGTTCGGAAAGACCTGGATCTTTGTGTTGAACTCGCGCACGCCACCGTTGTAGAAACGGCGCGAGGCCTGAATCTTGTTCTCGGTGTCGACGAGTTCGCTCTGCAGCTGAAGGAAGTTAGTGCTGGCCTGCAGCTGCGGGTATGCCTCAGCGACGGCGAAGATGCTCTTCAGCGCTTGCTGCATGTGGTTCTCGGCGGCAGAGGCCTCAGCCGGCCCCTGCGCTGAAACGGTTTCGGCTCGCGCCTGGGTGACAGCCTCGAACACACCCTTCTCGTGTTCGGCGTAACCCTTCACCGTCTCGACCAGGCTCGGGATCAAATCAGCTCGACGCTTGAGCTGCACCGTAATGTCGCTCCACGCCTCGTCCACACGCACGCGAAGCGTCACGAGCGAGTTGTAGGTGATCCACACGTATGCGATCAGCAGGACAAGTACGCCAGCCACGATGAGCGTAGCAATTAATCCACCAGTCATGGTTTGATCCTAACGGAACAATCCCCTGAACTCGCTGGGGATCAACGACTCAATCCCCCAGCACACGCGTCAAATATGCATTCGCAAATACCCGTTCAGGATCGAGCCGATCCCGAGCCGCCAAAAAGCGCTCAAAACCGGGGTACAGCTCTCGCAGTGAGCGGGCGTTTTGTGTGTGCATCTTGCCCCAGTGCGGTCGCCCCTCGTGGTCAGCCAAAATCGCCTCGGCCTCCCGGAAATAGCTGCGATCTCGCTCACGCCAGTATCGATGCACGGCGATGTATCCGGTCTCGCGTCCGTTTGCGGTCGACAGCAGCAGATCGTCGGCCGCGGCCGACCGCACCTCGATCGGAAACGAAACCCGATACCGCCGCTTGCCAATCATGCGGCGAAGCTCCCGCACTGCGTCGGGTACCGCTTCGAGTGGCACCCCGTACTCCATCTCTCGGAAGTGCACCCGGCGCTGCGTCACAAACACCCGGTGAGATTCGTCGCTGTAGCTGCGCTTACTCGATACCGAGCTGACAAGCCGGTTGAGGCGCGGCACCGCCCGCGGCAGCGCACCGCCGACAGCGGTGACGGCCCCGAAGGCAGCGTTGTTGGCGAGTTCCTCATCGGCGAAGCGCTTGAAGCGTCCGAGCGGTTCGGCCTGGGCTTCCGGGGCCAGGCGGGTGTTGTTTTTTGTGCGTGCGCCGCGGGTGTGCGGAAACCAGTAAAACTCGTAGTGGTCGGTTGTGCGGGATCGCTCTACGAACGTATCGAGCACCTCCTCAAGCGGCATCGGCGCCTCTTCAGCGTGCAAGAGGTATCTCGGCACACACTGCACCGTGACGGTGGCGAGCACACCGAGTGCCCCGATCCCGAGCGCAACCGCGGGCAGCAGTTCAGCATTCTCGTCTTCACTCACGGTGAGGATCTCGCCGGTTCCCGTCACGAGCGTCGCAGCAACAATGGCGGTTGCGAGCCCGCCGAGGCCCAGTCCGGTGCCGTGTGTACCCGTCTGAGTGGCGCCGGTGATGGTCTGCCGGTCAATGTCACCCATGTTGTGCAGTGCAAGGCCGAGCGGGGTGAGGATCGCCGGGAGTTCCCAGAGGTGGGTACCTCCCCAGAGGGTGACCCGCCCACGATCCCGATCAGCAGAAACCAGCCCGCGCAGTTTGCTCATGTCAAGACGCACGCCGTCGGTCGCGCCAACACCCGTGAAGCTGTGGGAG is a genomic window containing:
- a CDS encoding M48 family metallopeptidase: MYSAIRRNKVNSFFIILLFIVIVGGLGWLAAYIYRSPGIVITVVVISVVYAAIQYFAAGRQAISMSGARRITEADNPRLYRIVENLAITTGSPMPEVYIVNDPAPNAFATGRDPEHAMVAATTGLLDIMTDSELEGVMAHELGHVRNYDIRVSMIVYGLVVAIGMIADVMMRVAFFGRNNNGNPVVLIFGLVAMIVAPIIATIVQLAVSRQREYLADATGALTTRHPEALASALHKLSEYGAPLQKQSSSMAHLWIADPLKPGMVQKLFATHPPIPDRIRRLLDMGGKF
- a CDS encoding LemA family protein, translating into MTGGLIATLIVAGVLVLLIAYVWITYNSLVTLRVRVDEAWSDITVQLKRRADLIPSLVETVKGYAEHEKGVFEAVTQARAETVSAQGPAEASAAENHMQQALKSIFAVAEAYPQLQASTNFLQLQSELVDTENKIQASRRFYNGGVREFNTKIQVFPNTIFVRGMGFKEREFFEVEDVAAISEPPRIQF
- a CDS encoding D-arabinono-1,4-lactone oxidase; its protein translation is MTTRWQNWARTESSQPVLAIAPKSIEQIVLAVNRAAETGHTVKPIGASHSFTGVGATDGVRLDMSKLRGLVSADRDRGRVTLWGGTHLWELPAILTPLGLALHNMGDIDRQTITGATQTGTHGTGLGLGGLATAIVAATLVTGTGEILTVSEDENAELLPAVALGIGALGVLATVTVQCVPRYLLHAEEAPMPLEEVLDTFVERSRTTDHYEFYWFPHTRGARTKNNTRLAPEAQAEPLGRFKRFADEELANNAAFGAVTAVGGALPRAVPRLNRLVSSVSSKRSYSDESHRVFVTQRRVHFREMEYGVPLEAVPDAVRELRRMIGKRRYRVSFPIEVRSAAADDLLLSTANGRETGYIAVHRYWRERDRSYFREAEAILADHEGRPHWGKMHTQNARSLRELYPGFERFLAARDRLDPERVFANAYLTRVLGD